The following nucleotide sequence is from Archocentrus centrarchus isolate MPI-CPG fArcCen1 chromosome 18, fArcCen1, whole genome shotgun sequence.
tttctccgaattggaccggaagatacctggcttgtcgttgcaattaAAGAAgtggcagctgtctggccttggtaaggctgcttatgacaggAATACAGGaagaaggtacagactcaaactcagactctgtatatctggagctgattcggaggggtaagatcttggagatgcatgtatctgtttctgcacggcgaaggaatgAACCAAGCAAATtcagatgaattggattttttcaccacagagaggtgccagtaagactgaaggctgtcaacaaattaatcagtacagcgtgtaccaaaacaagtcgtagaaACAGGAATTTGGCCTCCTGgtggccttggactgccgcttatcaaattgtctccgggataTTTTGTAAATAGATGCTTTACGCCCCcactgtcctgtcttcttctgacctgtgttggactgatctccctgacctagctgctgatgaactctacatcttatcagaactgttcgctgaggagggagtttgagtcagccccacagtagcccgacccccCTCAcctcgcctccgctggctcccctgtccatccctccccaccctagtgctcccatgctatatgtttctgttctgtcgcagaggtttttgtaaccttatactgtgtatgtgcgtatgtatacaaagtatgagatgatttttttcctcactcatccctatatgttttcactattgtttctgtcgttttgatggcagcgcctccagaaggggggcagcatggccacagttcacatatctccccatgtttgttctgtttgtcttcttggctGCTGATCCTCTCACCAGGGACCTTATATCCTGTTTGGACCGTTTTGGGTTGCAACAATGTGTTGATTCTCCTACACATGTTAAAGGTCACATATTGGACTTGGTTTGCTGTTCTGGAATAATTCCCTTCAGCTGCACTCTATCAGATCTCACCATATCTAACCATAAACGGGTACACAAATATTAATTTACCTCGCTCTATTTCctttagaaatttaaaaatattgatcATCTGATATTGCTTGATAGACTTCATAGTCTTGCTAGTAAAGATAATCTATCTACTCTGGATGACCTGGTTACTCATTATAACAGTGGACTTCAGAACATCTTGGATGATATTGCTCCTGTTAAAACccaaactgtttctttttctcattctgCACCTTGGTGTACTCCAGATCTCCGGCTCCTAAGAGCTAAGGGTCACCGTCTAGAGCGCCTCTTTAGGAAGACTGGACTTATGGTTCATAAAGATATGTATGCCAACCATATTCAGGCCTATAAGAATGCTCTGTCTACAACCAAGGCTGAGTATTATGCTAATCTCTTTACATCTGCTGAAGCAAATCCTAAAATACTGTTCTCTACTTTGAATTCTATTCTCAAACCTCCTCATCTGCTATCATCTGATATGTACACTGTTGAACATTGCAACAATTTTATGGACTTCAACTCTAAAATTGAACAGATCCACCAGCAATTAGCCTCTCAGAGCCATTCTGTACCTGCTTCATCCCAAATAGTCTCTTGTAATTCACCAGCCATTACTTTTTGTGGTTTTTTGCTTCCATCCACTAGTGACATATCTGCCATTATTCAGAAATCCAAAGCTTCCACCTGCCAATTAGATCCTCTGCCGACCTACCTGGTCAAAATCTGCTTATCACCTCTCTCCCCACTTATAACAAATATCATGCACCTCTCTCTTAGTTCTGGTCAAGTTCCTTCACcatttaaaacagctgttattTCTCCATTGTTAAAGAAGCAGGGGGCTGATCCcagtaatttgaataattttcgGCCCATCTCTAATCTTCCATTCCTTGCTAAAATTCTTGAACAAATTGTAGCCAACCAGGTTTACAGTTACCTCTCAAATAATAATCTTTTTGAGgaatttcagtctggttttcgtCCTCTACACAGCACCGAGTCTGCGTTAGTTATAATCACAAATGACCTACTAATGGCAGCTGACTCTGGTCTCTTAACCATACTCATTCTTCTCGACCTTAGTGCGGCTTTCGACACCATTTCCCATTCAATCCTCCTTCACAGATTAGCTTCACTAGGTTTTACAGGTATTCCTTTTCTTTGATTTCAGTCATACCTTTCCGGACGCACCCAATACAATTCAGCTCAAAACTGCCAAGTCATCCATCACCAAGTCTCCTCTGGTATTCCTCAGGGCTCTGTCCTCGGTCCTCTTCTCTTTGTTATCTACTTATTACCATTAGGACATATTTTTAGGAAATACGGCatccattttcattgttatgccgaTGATACCCAGCTCTATGTCTCTTCTAAACCAAATGCTCTTCTCCTCCCGCCCTCCCTTTCTGACtgtctttctgaaataaaatcatGGTTTTCTGACAATCTTCTCAAATTGAATAATGATAAAAAGGAAATCCTGCTGATTGGTGCCATATCTACCCTTACAAAATCCAATCACTTCACACTCACCATTGATAATTTCACTGTCCCCATTTCCTCCcaagagtctgggtgtcatccttgATAGCACTCTTTCTTTTGAGGCTCATGTCAAAAACCTCACTCGGTCTGCTTATTTTCACGTACACAACATTAATCGTCTCCGTCCTTCTCTTACACCTGCCAGTACTGCAACTCTTGGCCACGCTCTTGTCACTTCTCGTTTGGATTACTGCAATTCACTTCTTGCTGGTCTACCACTCAAACTTCTCCGTAAACTCCAGATGGGTCAAAACTCTGCTGCACGTATCATTACCCGAACCTCCTCTACTCAACACATCACTCCCATCCTTCAGGACCTACACTGGCATCCAATAGACTACGTATCAAATACaagattcttcttctcaccttcAAATCTCTCCATAACCTTGCTCCCCCCTACATTGCTGCTCTAATCCATTCCTATACTCCCTCACGCCCACTTCGTTCTTCTTCGTCACTGCTCCTCACTATACCTTCTGTCCGCTTAGCAACTATGGGGTCCAGAGCCTTTTGTCATACAGCACCCCATCTCTGGAATGCTCTACCACAACCTTTAAAGGTCATAAATAGCTCATCTCTTTTTAAATCAAGTCTAAAAACCCATCTGTTCAAACAAGCTTTTGGCCTGTAACTGTGTGGGTTCTAGGATTTTACCTTGGTCTCaactaatttgttttttgttttgttttgtttattgtgtaattgtgCTTTCTCTTTTGTTGTTTCCTCTTAGAATGTTTTTTACCTGTAAGGCAACCTTGAGTGCCCTGAACGGCGCgcccataaataaaatgtattattatttattattatattgggTGACGTTAGGGAGCatggaagaaggtgaggcatggcTGAAATCCCTAGAGATAATAATCAAGGACTGCAGATGTGCTGTCTGTAACTGAAGCTGCTTTTCCACCGATGGGGtgctggtgccagtatttgaaccagggctgcaacgattcatcgacgtaatcgatgatgtcgactacaaaaatttgtcGACGTGGAATTTCATCGTCAAAGCGTCGTATttttaaacccatccatctattttgcTCCACTTATCGTGTCattttgtaattgcaatacactacaggaagatatgggggcagtattgcctccattgtctgccagcaacaacaataccaacgaagaagaaagtaacagaACAGCGTAATGCTAGttgaacagagaggagggtgtagaaaattaaagaaaatggagacagactgtcaaaggcatgtgacagaaaactaaaataaagctgaatgcagagcagagctttccttccacggcagcatcgctgcagtgctgagcgtttaaaatgccggcaccctggagctgtgacgtcagctctggatgggtacgttagTGCGTCGTAGatccctgttaatgtttgtacagtaatgtttctgttagtttacctgtcggaaacaagctctcatggataaTGTTTGCTAAGCACCAccatttcagtgatgttagctaacgagtgaaggacaataggagcagctacgttggctcctatttttttcctcattaatatcagcgttcattctgaataataaacctctgtatgaactgaatcatctgtaaacttttcagctgttttggacagaaaaatatttttgatttaatttgaagctttatttgaacttttggacacaggccatttttatttatttgcacattatattttcatttaaaaattaaaattgcatttgctttaatatgcatttttaatttgatatttattgtgatggtcataTTAATGTTCAaaatgggtcattattttaattgtgagaagagaacaaggtgatgttaagattgaaataatcgttggCTAATCGATAACAAAAATGACgattattcgactaccaaaataatctttagttgcagccgtaatttgaaccgttcagcgaattttttttttttttttttttttttttttttttttcaccatgaacacactcagtgctcggccgaaaaaaggggttcaactcgggccccgcaaactagctggtctggaactaGCTGGCAGAACAACATAAACtcttctaccatattacatgtgtattgcatgagaaaagtgaagcgattttcacggctgtgaattaggttgggtctTAAGggtgaacttgctgctttgtatcagttcatatcacagattaaAGCACGCAAAGTGcttgtcgtcttgctcatattttctgtctgcgtttacctctgtgctgcacacagatgctgcagtagtttggtttggacagtaaaatgtgttcgcagcacaaaggatgaaaatgatgtTCATGCATCACTGAATATGAGATCCGAAAAACGAATAAATTGCATTATCAACGATGCTCGTTGctctacaattcatgacacgcatcaaaacaatacaacacacacacatcaatccattttcttcctcctttctgGAGTGGCATCAgtggagcccagacctccctctcgcccagcctcctccttcagcttgcCCCTGATCCAGATTTCAGCTGCTACAACATAAGTGGCCGATGTTGCTGCATTtttacctgtgcaggtgcattgcatgtgttaattaccttttggtcgtgtcccagtgttttacatgtggtgtaggccaacagaaacaaaaaatgctggcacttttttccctcctgagtcctagtctcagtgtttttaaggcagaaatgcatttgtCCTGCTAgtttttctttgtacaaacCGGAAATGCAGGTAAGGAAGAGTGTTTCTTTGGAGGTGCACTTACGTTATGACATTTTTCTATAACGATGTAAAGGCTGtagctccatctggtggcagatggctgcataacatttaggacaaccaTGTCCCAGCACTGAGttaattaaaaccttaataatAAGGCTAGTTGACTAATACGTCTGTTACCGACTAGAAACAATAGTGACGTGTAATCAAGTAATAGTGCACATCCctagttttgtgtttgtgcatttttgttttatgacatTAGTaaccttgtttttgtgtttctttgtttcttaagATATGCCACAACAACATGattgtgaggaagaggagggtctCACAAACCAACAGGTCTGTAACCAGGAGAGGATCTTCAGTACAGACCAGGAGTACCCAGAgcctccacagattaaagaggagcaggaggaccCAGAGCttccacagattaaagaggaacaggaagatCCACAGCCTCTACAGATtaaagaggagcaggaggaccCAGAGCttccacagattaaagaggaacaggaagacCCACAACCTCTACAGATTAAACAGGAGCAGGAGGAACCAGAGCCTCCGCAAATTAAAGAAGAACAGGAGGAACTCTGTAGTGGTCAGGAGGGTGAGGAGCTTGGACTGAAGCAGAAAGCTGATGCCTTTATGGTAACTATTACTTATGAGGAAAGTGACCACAGTGAACCAGAACCAAACAGTGAGCAGCTTCTTTCTCAGAGCCCTTCTGAAGCAGAGGTTAAGAAGAGGATACATTGCAGAAAGAGACGTCACAGTCAGAGAGTAGACAACACTCCTGTGTCAGAGAATCAGAGTCAAACTGACACAAGGAAGAAGTCTCTACAATGTGACACCTGTGGAAAAGCTTTCATATATAAATCCCACCTGACCAGACACCTGAAAGTTCACACGCTGGAGAAACGACATTGTTGTATCaccagtgggaaaaaaattggtCAGAAATCAGACTTGGAGCTTCATGCAAGAATTCACACTGGTGAAAAGTCATATTCCTGTAGCACATGTCATAAAAGATTCAGGAAGAAGTCAGTATTGAATCATCATGCAAGGATTCACAATGGTGAGAAGCCATATTCCTGTAGCACCTGTGGTAAAAGATTCCATCAGAAATCATATTtacaaaatcatttaaaaattcacacaggtgagaagccattTACCTgtggcacctgtgggaaaagattcaTTCAGAAGataaacttaaaaacacacatgagaattcacacaggtgagatgCCATATTCCTgtggcacctgtgggaaaagattcaATCGGAAATCTGACTTGGAACGTCATGtaagaattcacacaggtgagaagccatatTGTTgtggcacctgtgggaaaagattcaGTCAGAACTCAACCTTGGCATATCATCTAAGAATCCACACTGGTGAGAAGCCATATCTTTGTAACATCTGTGGGACAAGATTCATTTCAAGGATACAGTTAAAGAAACACATGAGAATTCATTCTGGTTAAAGGTTTCATGCTCAGAAAATGTGAGACAGCTGTGAGTTGTACCTGTGTGTTGGTGGTAGAGCTCACACTGAGCAGAAGTCAAATCACTGCACAAGATGAGTGAAAAGATGACCCATATTCAAGCCAGTATTTTCTGTGCAGAGCAGTAAAGAACTCTCTGCattgtttattcagtttattacCTTGAGGCCTTTTTTATATGAATTTTTATACAGACGCATAAATTACGTGCAAATGTTTGGtaccttaaaaatatttttctgacttGCCTGTTCAATCTGTTCTGACCTTGACTCTATTTAACTCAGAGAGGAAAAGACTGGAAGATAAGGTTGCAACACAACCAATACCTTTTTAAAGGAACAATTCATGAATTTAAGAACAATGGAGttctcttttattattttgatttgTAAAGGGCCCAGGTTGTAATTTCTGTTGTGAAACGGTTACCTGTTGATGTATTAACTTAGGTTACAGTTAACTGAAAATTTGTATGTTATGATCATTTGTACTCATACTCAGCTCCTCTCAAACTTAGAGCGAGGTGTACTTACCTGGGAGTGGGTTACATGTATAATAAAAATCAGTGATTGTATCTgaagtgatgtcatttttcagatgaaaaGTTTGATCACACTTGATCACTTTTATATCTAAAAACTAAATGATGCAGGCCTGTATATTGTGGAGGAGAGACATGTTTATTTGCCCTGAGCTGCATTTGTCAGGCAGAGCATCTCCACACTCCACCAATCTaatgttctgttttggtttatCTGATGGATATTTCTGTCCATTACTGTgtagctgttgaaccacacgcacagacagtaagTCAAAATGCTCTACAGAGCAACAGTAGATAGACACCAGCAGAATTTGGTTCAGGTGAGAAGCCTCTTGTAATGAGGTCTTTGCTGGGCCTTTTTTGGCAATGTTGGCATTGTTAATACTCCAGCTCAGGTCGTACTCCAACTTCACTCCCAGGAACCAAAAAACTGAGACCATCCCCACCAATGAACAGAGATTAAATGACATCCTGtcattatctcgtcaatagttttacatcctcactgcgtatgactttggatactgtggctcctctgaaaaggaaagcttcaaatcagaagtgcctgactccgtggtataatttacaaacgcacagcttaaagcagataacccgaaagctggagagggaatggtgtctcactaaattagaagatgctcatttagcctggaaaaagagtttgttgctctataaaaaagccctccgtaaagctaggacatcttactattgatcattaattgaagaaaataagaacaaccccaggtttcttttcagcactgtagccaggctgacaaagagtcagagctctgtagagccgagtattcctttcactttaactagtagtgacttcatggatttctttagaaataaaattttagacattagagaaaaaaaatattcataaccatctcaaagattatcttcatgttcggctgctttcagcactgctggtatttgtttagactctttcgctccagttggtCTTTCAGAggtaacttcaatagttacttcctccaaaccagcaacatgtttattagatcccattcctactagactgttcaaagaagtctttccaattattgatgcttcaatcttaaaaatgatcaatcagtctttattagttggctatgtaccacagaccttcaaggtggctgtaattaaactgctACTTGAacagccatcacttgacccagctgtcttagctaattataggccaatctccaaccttccttttctctcaaagattcttgaaagagtagttgtaaaacagctaactgatcatctgcagaggaacggtttatttgaagagtttcagtcaggtttcagaattcatcacagtacagaaacagcattagtgaaggttacaaatgatcttcttacagcctctgacagtggactcacctctgttcttgtcctgttggacctcagtgcagcttttgatactgttgaccataacattttattacagagattagagcttgctataggtattaaaggtactgcactgcagtggtttgaatcatatttatctaatagactccaatttgttcatgtaaatggggagtcttcttcagacagtaaggatgatactcagctttacctatcaatgaagccagatgacacacatcaattagttaaactgcaggaatgtcttaaagacattaaggcctggatgacctctaatttcctgcttctaaattcagataaaactgaaattcttgttctcggccccacaaatcttagaaacatggtgtctaaccagatacttactctggatggcattactttggcctccagtaacactgtgagaaatcttggagtcatttttgaccaggacatgtccttcaatgcacatattaaacaaatatgtaggaccgctttttttgcatttgtgcaatatttctaaaattagaaacatcctttctcagagtgatgctgaaaagctaattcatgcatttattacttctagggtggactattgtaattcattattatcaggctatcctaaaagctccctgaaaagccttcagctgatccaaaatgctgcagctagagtactgacagggactagaaagagagagcagatttctcccatattggcttctcttcattggctccctgttaaatctagaatagaatttaaaattcttctcctcacatacaaggtcttgaataatcaggcaccatcttatctcaaagacctcatagtaccatatcaccccaacagagcacttcactctcagactgctggcttacttgtggttcctaggatacttaagagtagaatgggaggcagagcctcaAGCTTTCAggtgcctcttctgtggaaccagctcccagcttggattcgggagacagacaccctctctatttttaagattaggcttaaaacattcctttatgataaagcttatagttagggctggatcaggtgaccctgatccagccctacACACTCTCCTTGGATTGGTGTGTACACGACGaaaccaagatggcgccactgtgtacggcctgccgtcagctgttctgtgtattgtttgctgtcgctctgttcctggtagtcatctgcccagatgtctccgctttgatcacctacgatcggcagacacttctaaacctccagtttgttttggtaccagcatatactgtaaagaaaaactcaacgatttttcctccacacctatcggatgtacctgagtatttgcgccggctgcccagtgctccggtccccaacaaacgccagaggagacgcggaaagcggggaggtatcgcggtgcgggtcaaaacttacctgagactcctaggtttgtctgttcattaccccctggatggtggtctttgccgcctcaaggctgttgggctgcctgtggatttcgggcgtcgctggatcaggccgattgtcccacctgtcatcctggagactcggcgtctctcgtcctggcgcaggatgcgggatcgtggaggcggcgtaaaccatgctaaccttcgcctgttgaagcgggccccggcctcagctaacaaggatctggacatccgaatggccctactaaatgctagatcgttagccaacaaaactttccttctcaatgactttttcatcgcacagcagttggattttatgtttgtgactgagacgtggcttcatgctggtgagtctgcacctttttccgaacttttacctcccggctgttctttcttcagctccccgcggatctctggaaaaggtggaggacttgcttcaatatttaaatgcagttttcgctgtcgtcaggtctcggcagacctgtacgccagctttgaactgcagctgttggagataaactcttccc
It contains:
- the LOC115796901 gene encoding zinc finger protein OZF-like isoform X2 encodes the protein MCSAQYLREFIKERLTAACEEIFSEVQKTIVHYEEEIDRQRRLLDISRKPDTKSHITDMPQQHDCEEEEGLTNQQVCNQERIFSTDQEYPELPQIKEEQEDPQPLQIKEEQEDPELPQIKEEQEDPQPLQIKQEQEEPEPPQIKEEQEELCSGQEGEELGLKQKADAFMVTITYEESDHSEPEPNSEQLLSQSPSEAEVKKRIHCRKRRHSQRVDNTPVSENQSQTDTRKKSLQCDTCGKAFIYKSHLTRHLKVHTLEKRHCCITSGKKIGQKSDLELHARIHTGEKSYSCSTCHKRFRKKSVLNHHARIHNGEKPYSCSTCGKRFHQKSYLQNHLKIHTGEKPFTCGTCGKRFIQKINLKTHMRIHTGEMPYSCGTCGKRFNRKSDLERHVRIHTGEKPYCCGTCGKRFSQNSTLAYHLRIHTGEKPYLCNICGTRFISRIQLKKHMRIHSG
- the LOC115796901 gene encoding zinc finger protein OZF-like isoform X1, with protein sequence MCSAQYLREFIKERLTAACEEIFSEVQKTIVHYEEEIDRQRRLLDISRKPDTKSHITDMPQQHDCEEEEGLTNQQVCNQERIFSTDQEYPEPPQIKEEQEDPELPQIKEEQEDPQPLQIKEEQEDPELPQIKEEQEDPQPLQIKQEQEEPEPPQIKEEQEELCSGQEGEELGLKQKADAFMVTITYEESDHSEPEPNSEQLLSQSPSEAEVKKRIHCRKRRHSQRVDNTPVSENQSQTDTRKKSLQCDTCGKAFIYKSHLTRHLKVHTLEKRHCCITSGKKIGQKSDLELHARIHTGEKSYSCSTCHKRFRKKSVLNHHARIHNGEKPYSCSTCGKRFHQKSYLQNHLKIHTGEKPFTCGTCGKRFIQKINLKTHMRIHTGEMPYSCGTCGKRFNRKSDLERHVRIHTGEKPYCCGTCGKRFSQNSTLAYHLRIHTGEKPYLCNICGTRFISRIQLKKHMRIHSG